The Lates calcarifer isolate ASB-BC8 unplaced genomic scaffold, TLL_Latcal_v3 _unitig_651_quiver_1307, whole genome shotgun sequence region CCATACGTAAACACAGCTGTCATTTTGGAGTAGCTTAAATTAGCATCATTGTGTCTATGCATCCTTGTTCTTCTGGCAAAGGGAAAGTTCACCCAAAGTGTAAATCATAACaatcaaaatacattttctcaccGCCAGATAATACTGGAGGTATTATCTGTCCATGCAGATAGTGTTGGTTTTATCTGCTGGTATCTCAGATGTTTGCCTCCACCTCAGTACAATGGGAGTGAACAGCATTTCGCCTGTGGTGCTCACAACATTGcaaatttttatttaaaaaaaaaaaaaacctctcttTGTAGAAACAGTGCCCTAGTTACCGTGGGTCACTTGTGCTGTGATAGTCAGATAGTGAGTTGCAGATGCATGGCAactgacaaaacataaaaatgcaaatgatcagttatgttaaatgtgtttgtttttctgtcctgtgaAGCCACATGTGAAGATGAGCGTCCCAGACTACATGCAATGTGCAGAGGACCATCAGACTGTGCTTGTGGTGGTCCAGCCGGTCGGCATAGTACCCGAGGACCAGTTCTTCAAGATCTACAAACGCATCGCCAGTGTGAGCCAGGTGAGCATCAGAGACTCGCAGCGCCTGCTCTACATCCGCTACCGCCACCACTACCTGCCCGAAAACAATGAATGGGGAGATTTCCAGACGCACCGCAAAGTGGTGGGCCTCATCGCCATCACCACCTGTGGCTCAGCGAAGGAGTGGCCCCAGACTGCCGAGCGCTTCCACGGCCAGAAGGAAGTGTACAGCGCCACGCTGTACGATTCGAGGCTGCTGGTGTTTGGGCTGCAGGGAGAGATTGCAGAGCAGCAGCGCACAGATGTGGCCTTCTACCCCAGCTTTGAAGACTGCTCTGATGTAGAGAAGAGAGTGGAAGACTTTGTGGAGTCGATATTTATTGTCCTGGAGTCCAAGCGGCTCGACCGGGCCACAGACAAGTCCGGTGATAAGAtccctctgctctgtgtgcCCTTTGAGAAGAAGGACTTTGTGGGTTTGGACA contains the following coding sequences:
- the LOC108879419 gene encoding trafficking protein particle complex subunit 9-like; translation: MSVPDYMQCAEDHQTVLVVVQPVGIVPEDQFFKIYKRIASVSQVSIRDSQRLLYIRYRHHYLPENNEWGDFQTHRKVVGLIAITTCGSAKEWPQTAERFHGQKEVYSATLYDSRLLVFGLQGEIAEQQRTDVAFYPSFEDCSDVEKRVEDFVESIFIVLESKRLDRATDKSGDKIPLLCVPFEKKDFVGLDTDSR